Proteins encoded by one window of Salmonirosea aquatica:
- a CDS encoding OstA-like protein, which produces MMMRFSVFVLLFFCSVFAFGQGQPGQSVGGGEEKVELLPGADSLTIINENGMEIRRVINNVRFRHKGSILYCNLAIQNVASNLIQAYGNVKVVQGDTITVTGDTLLYYGDTRLAIVSGRKAVLTDKKRTLTSKRLEYDMANGLAYYRIPGRTVDSANVLTSKEGIYNTRSKVFDYYGNVKLVNEKYTLTTDTLIYNSITKWSYFNGPTKIVNKDGTLLAKRGQYNTATEESSFSNRTMVENEAYTLTGDTLFYDSQKQLGFAKGNVEILAKEDKTLLLGDEGVYRGLEGFSKVYGHALVKSVVSEDTLYIRADTLYSIENKLDSTRRLIGDKRVFIYKSDFQGRCDSVLYNTADSTILFFRDPILWGDTYQMEADSISAFLVNSKVNRMLLRSNSFVISEDTLVKQYNQVKGRTINAFFTEESKLKQVFVDGNGQSAYYALDDEEKLIGLNRVECGKMNLQFKNNRVNRIAFLGRPVGSLIPPRISSRPSAS; this is translated from the coding sequence ATGATGATGAGGTTCAGTGTTTTCGTTTTGTTGTTTTTCTGTAGTGTATTTGCTTTTGGGCAGGGTCAGCCCGGGCAAAGTGTAGGTGGCGGGGAAGAGAAAGTAGAACTGTTGCCCGGGGCGGATAGCCTGACGATCATCAATGAAAACGGAATGGAAATCCGGCGTGTCATCAATAATGTTCGGTTTCGGCATAAGGGATCTATTCTGTACTGCAATCTGGCGATTCAGAATGTGGCCAGTAACCTGATTCAGGCCTATGGAAATGTGAAGGTCGTGCAGGGCGACACGATTACGGTTACCGGTGACACCCTGCTTTATTATGGCGATACCCGTTTAGCAATCGTGAGTGGTCGCAAAGCGGTGTTGACCGATAAAAAACGGACGTTGACCTCGAAGCGACTTGAGTACGACATGGCTAATGGTCTGGCTTATTACCGCATACCGGGAAGAACGGTGGATTCGGCCAATGTACTGACGAGTAAAGAAGGAATATACAATACCCGGTCTAAAGTATTCGACTATTATGGGAATGTCAAGCTGGTCAATGAAAAGTATACGCTTACCACTGATACCCTCATTTATAATTCCATCACGAAATGGTCTTATTTTAATGGTCCTACCAAAATCGTGAACAAGGACGGTACCCTGCTGGCCAAAAGAGGGCAGTATAATACGGCAACGGAGGAATCCAGTTTCAGCAACCGGACTATGGTCGAAAATGAGGCTTATACCCTAACTGGTGATACACTTTTCTACGACAGCCAGAAACAGCTGGGTTTTGCCAAGGGCAATGTGGAAATATTAGCCAAGGAGGATAAAACGCTTTTACTGGGCGATGAAGGCGTCTATCGGGGACTGGAAGGATTTTCAAAGGTTTATGGACATGCGCTGGTCAAAAGTGTTGTATCGGAAGATACCCTGTACATACGAGCCGACACGCTTTATTCCATTGAGAATAAGCTGGATAGTACTCGGCGGTTGATTGGTGATAAACGGGTTTTTATTTATAAGTCAGATTTTCAGGGGCGTTGCGATTCGGTACTATACAATACAGCGGACTCTACTATTCTGTTTTTCCGGGATCCCATCCTGTGGGGTGATACCTACCAGATGGAGGCCGATTCGATCAGTGCCTTTTTGGTCAATAGCAAAGTCAATCGGATGCTCTTGCGCAGCAATTCGTTTGTCATATCGGAAGATACCCTTGTGAAGCAGTACAATCAGGTAAAAGGACGGACAATCAACGCATTTTTTACCGAGGAAAGCAAACTGAAGCAGGTCTTTGTGGATGGAAATGGACAAAGTGCGTACTACGCCCTGGACGATGAAGAGAAGTTGATTGGTCTAAACCGGGTGGAATGCGGAAAAATGAATCTGCAGTTCAAAAATAACCGGGTAAACCGCATTGCCTTTTTGGGCCGACCGGTGGGCAGCTTAATCCCCCCCAGAATATCCAGTCGTCCGAGCGCCAGTTAG
- the tilS gene encoding tRNA lysidine(34) synthetase TilS, with protein MPTLLAVSGGVDSMVLAELFRRAGSPFALAHCNFGLRGDESDADERFVRQWAENAGVPCHVHLFDTQAEADKRRISIQMAARDLRYAWFKELLDGFGYPYLALAHHADDSIETVLLNLVRGTGLPGMIGIAPVRNRLIRPLLYSSKHEILNFARHQNIPWREDSSNATDHYRRNVLRHRVVPVLQELNPSLEATFLQTSERLRAASSVLDVYLATWRSQAVRQEGDTHFVSIDMLRRTREPVYLLHTVLEPFGYSYAQVQNIVATLDATSGKQFHSHSHSVVKDRTELIISPQISTPDVRYLQIAKGTSRIHVSEKGVLLLTHHTYFPTFVPTPDKHIAYFDEALLCFPLVVRPWQIGDWFCPFGMSGKRKKVSDLLVEHKIPVSHKPNCLVLLNGDQQILWVIGLRADDRFRLGPHSIKFLQVEYLINA; from the coding sequence ATGCCTACCCTACTAGCCGTAAGCGGTGGAGTAGACTCGATGGTACTGGCCGAACTTTTCCGGCGAGCGGGGTCCCCCTTTGCTTTGGCCCACTGCAACTTCGGCTTGCGGGGCGATGAATCCGATGCTGACGAGCGTTTTGTACGGCAATGGGCGGAAAATGCAGGGGTACCCTGCCACGTTCATCTTTTTGACACCCAAGCTGAGGCTGACAAACGTCGTATTTCCATTCAAATGGCGGCCCGTGACCTGCGATATGCCTGGTTTAAAGAACTTCTCGACGGGTTTGGGTACCCCTACCTGGCTCTGGCCCATCACGCCGACGATTCGATCGAAACCGTGCTACTCAATCTGGTTCGTGGTACCGGTCTGCCTGGGATGATCGGCATTGCGCCCGTGCGGAATCGCCTCATTCGTCCCTTGCTTTATAGCTCAAAGCACGAGATTCTAAACTTTGCCCGGCATCAAAACATTCCCTGGCGGGAAGACAGCTCCAACGCCACCGATCATTACCGTCGGAATGTATTACGCCATCGAGTAGTGCCTGTACTGCAAGAGCTCAACCCATCCCTGGAAGCCACTTTCCTACAAACCTCCGAACGACTGCGAGCCGCCAGTTCGGTACTGGATGTCTATTTAGCCACCTGGAGGTCGCAGGCCGTACGTCAGGAGGGTGATACACATTTTGTTTCTATCGACATGCTACGTCGCACCCGCGAGCCAGTCTATCTGCTGCATACCGTACTGGAGCCCTTTGGGTACAGTTACGCACAAGTTCAGAATATTGTGGCAACGCTGGATGCCACGAGCGGAAAACAATTCCATTCGCACAGTCATAGTGTTGTGAAGGATCGTACCGAACTAATCATCAGTCCCCAAATCAGCACTCCAGACGTACGGTATTTGCAAATCGCCAAAGGTACCTCTCGAATCCATGTTTCCGAAAAGGGGGTACTTTTACTGACTCATCACACCTATTTCCCTACTTTTGTCCCCACCCCGGATAAACATATTGCGTACTTTGATGAAGCTCTGTTGTGCTTTCCCCTTGTAGTTCGTCCCTGGCAAATCGGCGACTGGTTCTGCCCTTTTGGCATGAGCGGAAAACGCAAGAAAGTGAGTGATCTGCTCGTTGAGCATAAAATACCAGTGTCACACAAACCCAATTGCCTGGTCCTCCTCAATGGTGACCAACAGATTCTCTGGGTTATTGGGCTACGTGCCGACGACCGTTTCCGGCTTGGTCCGCATTCGATAAAATTCCTACAGGTAGAGTACCTAATCAATGCGTAA
- a CDS encoding outer membrane protein assembly factor BamD: MRKNTIPAILLLLFAFSLLTSCSKFSKLQKSGTDDEKYKAALEYYQKGDFYRAGLLFEELIPLLKGSTESEMAQFYYAYTQYQQEQYNMSQFLFKKFYDTYARSDYAQEALYMHAYSLYKDSAPASLDQTSTMTAIAALQDFINAYPESPFRNECTGYIMELRRKLELKAYEKAKLYYKISDFNLASLKSSVISIDNFKKDFPDSQYNEELSYLKVDAQYTLAKSSFADKQKERYQAAVKYYQEFVDKYPQSSYLKDAEKLYSNSEEELERIAALEKEKQKNLEKKVDPATKPAKVTTSSIEN; encoded by the coding sequence ATGCGAAAGAACACAATTCCTGCTATCCTCCTGCTGTTATTTGCTTTCTCACTACTTACCTCTTGTAGTAAATTTTCAAAGTTGCAAAAGTCGGGTACGGATGATGAAAAATACAAAGCCGCCCTTGAATACTATCAAAAGGGTGATTTTTACCGCGCCGGTCTACTTTTCGAAGAACTGATTCCTTTGCTGAAAGGAAGTACGGAATCGGAAATGGCGCAATTTTACTACGCCTACACGCAGTATCAACAGGAGCAGTACAATATGAGTCAGTTCCTGTTCAAGAAATTCTACGATACCTATGCGCGCAGTGATTACGCCCAGGAAGCCCTTTATATGCACGCTTACTCGTTGTATAAGGACTCAGCGCCCGCTTCACTGGATCAGACCAGTACTATGACCGCCATCGCCGCCCTCCAGGATTTTATCAATGCCTACCCTGAAAGTCCGTTTCGAAACGAGTGCACGGGTTATATCATGGAACTGCGCCGAAAACTGGAATTGAAGGCTTATGAGAAGGCCAAGTTATATTATAAAATCAGTGATTTTAACTTGGCTTCCTTGAAATCATCGGTAATCTCAATTGATAACTTCAAAAAGGATTTTCCAGATTCTCAATATAATGAAGAGCTTTCCTACCTGAAGGTAGACGCCCAATATACTTTGGCTAAAAGCAGTTTTGCGGATAAGCAGAAAGAGCGCTACCAAGCCGCGGTAAAATACTACCAGGAATTTGTTGACAAATATCCTCAGAGTTCTTATTTAAAGGATGCTGAGAAATTGTATTCCAATAGTGAGGAAGAACTGGAACGGATTGCGGCCTT
- a CDS encoding T9SS type A sorting domain-containing protein: MKRTILFAYIISILSLSEAYAQVPANSSRLNMPSQQKSMSLDRPALVPKPSVIEFKPLGLQKPQALNSYYRALLFANPVAAGTTAADNSEVNPLSVERTERRTYGFEEKTRGADEQLYSSDRITVSNVYPNPASDFAELDYTVQNSVRDAKVIIYNVLGSPVAEYALDKNDRKLRINTREMPTSVYFYQLAVDGKKVATKKMLVRHQQ, translated from the coding sequence ATGAAGAGAACTATACTTTTTGCATATATTATCTCCATCCTGTCGCTCTCGGAGGCATACGCTCAGGTACCTGCTAACAGCAGCCGCCTGAACATGCCGAGCCAGCAAAAATCCATGAGCCTGGATCGTCCGGCGTTGGTACCTAAGCCTTCGGTTATAGAATTCAAGCCGCTGGGGCTTCAGAAACCTCAAGCACTCAACAGCTACTATCGCGCTTTGCTTTTTGCCAACCCCGTGGCCGCCGGTACCACGGCAGCCGATAACAGTGAAGTCAATCCCCTGTCAGTAGAGCGTACAGAGCGCCGGACCTACGGTTTTGAAGAAAAGACCCGTGGCGCTGATGAGCAACTCTACTCTAGTGATCGCATTACGGTTTCGAATGTGTACCCCAATCCGGCCAGCGACTTTGCTGAACTGGATTATACTGTCCAAAATTCTGTACGTGATGCAAAAGTGATCATCTACAATGTGTTAGGTTCTCCCGTAGCTGAGTATGCATTGGACAAAAACGACCGCAAATTGCGCATCAATACCCGCGAAATGCCAACTAGCGTTTATTTCTACCAACTCGCAGTAGACGGTAAGAAAGTGGCCACCAAGAAAATGCTGGTGCGTCATCAGCAATAG